In Ktedonobacterales bacterium, the genomic stretch CAGCGATATACCGCGTCAGAATCCCACCTTCCGACAGGGAACCGACCCCTGGACCAATGAGCCGCTGCTGCTGGTTCCGGCTATCCGGCCAGACATTGCTATTCTCCAGGTCCAGCGCGCCGATAGCGAAGGGAACGCCCACGTCTGGGGCTGCCTGGGCATCTGCGAGGAAGCAGCGATGGCCGCCCAGGGTATTATTCTGGTCGCCGAGGAGATTGTTTCGCCTGAAACAATCTTCAGCGATCCGAATCGTGTCCTGACGCCTGCGGTGAAGGCGCTGGCAGTGGTCCATGAGCCTGGCGGCGCGCACCCCGCGCCTGTGCAGGGCTATTATAACCGCGATCACGGCGCCTTCCGCGAATACCACACCAGGACGCGCAGCCTGGAAGGCTTTGAGCAGTGGCTCGCTGAATGGGTAACTGGCATCGCCAACCGCCAGGAGTATCTGGCGCATCTCGGCGCAGAGCGATGGCAAAGCCTGGCCGTCAAAGAGCATCGCTATGCCGCGCCGACGGATTACGGATACTGAGCAACGAACAGAGGAGCCGCTGCATGCCTGAGTATACCCCCCAGGAATTGATGGTCGTCTGCGCCGCGCGCGAGATTCACGATGGCGAAGTCGTGTTTGTGGGGATGCGCCTGCCCTTGCTGGCGTTCGCATTGGCGAAGCGAACTCACGCACCTGGCGCCATTGGACTCTTTGAAAACGGGTTGATGCGCGACAGCCCTTCCGCTGAACTGCTCTATACGATGGGTGACGCGCCCAACATCCTGGGCGCGCAATGGGCCACGCGCATGCTCAACATCATGGGATTGCTGGCGCAGGGCCGGGCAGATTTGGGATTCATTGGAGGCGCGGAAATAGATCGCTTTGGCAACCTCAACACCTCGCGCATTGGCGATTGGCAGCGCCCGTCAGTCAAGCTGCCCGGCAGCGGCGGCGGCGCCGACATCGCTTCGCTGGCGGGGAGGCTGGCCGTCATCCTGGCGCACGATAAGCGCCGTTTCCGCGAGCGTGTGGATTTTATTACCAGTTCCGGCTATGGCGAGGGCGAAAACTGGCGGCAGCGTGTCGGCTTGCCGCGCGGCGGACCCAGCGCCGTCATCACCACGCTGGGTGTGCTGGGCTTTGATGCTGAAACCGGGGAAGCCTTTTTGCGATCCTATCATCCCTTCACCAGCGCCGACGAAGTACAGGCGAATACTGGCTGGGCGCTGCGCTGCTCGCCTGAACTTGCGCCAACGCCCGCGCCTACCGCTGATGAACTCAGGATTATCCGCGAATGCGACCCACAGGGCTTCTGGACCCGTTAGAAACAAGCGAAGCAACACCCCAGGAGAAGGGGCGTGTGTTTCTTTGCACGCCTCTTCTCCTGCTTAGCCGATGCTCAGCGGCCACGCGCGCGACGAACGCGCAGGGCAGCAGTGACGCCGCCAGCGATGAAGACTAGCGAGAGCAAAGCAACCAGCAGAAACGCCGACGTGCCGCCACTTTCCACATCGCTCTGTGGGCCACTCCCTGGGCCACCGCCAGTATTCGGCCCTTTGCATGGAACACTGCCAGTTGGCGTCCCATTGCAGGGAGGCAGCGTAGGTGTTACATCGTTAGAGGGGGGGGTGGGTGAAGGAGTCACAGACGGCGTGGTGGGCGTAGGTGTCGGCGTCACAACAGCCGTCGTCGGTGTCGGGGTGGGCGTACTTATCTGACCCTGGGGACCACCACCTGGGGTCGCAGTTGCCTCGGCAATTGTGCCAGGCGTACCATTAGCCACAGCCACCAGAACGAAACAGCACGAGAGCAGCAAACCGGCAACAATAATAAAGATAACCGTAAGGTTGCGTACTCCGCCATGACCGCCGAAAACTCGCGCGATCCGCCTACAAAACTGCCTTATCATGACGACCTCCAATAAATCCTCTTATCAGGCAAAGCCAATAGCATCAGCCCTATACCATACGACCTGTAAGTATAAAAGTGGCTCCTCCTCTGATGATCCCCAAGCCCGCTTAGTATAACGCAGCCTTTTAGAAAAAGCTAGCCCCTCTGGCGTCTTTTTCTGTGCTGGCCGATCCTATCGTCTCATCAGCGGGGCCGCCTGTCGCCTCTTGTGTGCTATAATGACAGAGAATTGATGGGGAACTGGCTGCGACAACCGCCTCTTCCCATTCGTTGATAGAGCGTGAGCAAGGGTAAAGGTTCTCACGCTGCGGGCCTGCTCAAAATAATACTGCTTCTCTATAATCAAACAACGAGCGAAACGCCAAATCGTCGCGCTGCTGCACGAAATAAAGGGGTGATTGGCGCCAATGAGCATTATCACAAAGATTATGGGTGATCCGAACGAGCGCGAGCTGAAGAAAATCCGACCCATCGTTGTCCGCATCAACGACCTGGAGCCGGAGATAGAGAAGCTGAGCGACGAGGATTTGCGTGCCAAAACCGCTGAGTTCCGTCAATTGATTGACGCTGCTGTTGAAGATGCCGAGGATGATGAGGAGCGCGAAAAGCAGCGCGATGAGATCCTCGAAGAATTACTCCCGGAGGCGTTTGCTGTCGTGCGTGAAGCGAGCAGGCGCACCATCGGCCTGCGCCATTACGATGTGCAGATGATTGGCGGCTTCGTTCTCCACCAGGGCAAGATCGCCGAAATGCGCACTGGCGAAGGCAAAACGCTGGTCGCCACGCTGCCATCCTATCTGAACGCCCTGCCGGGCCTGGGCGTGCATGTGGTCACGGTCAACGACTACCTCGCCAAACGCGACCGCGAATGGATGGGGCGCATCCACGAGTTTCTAGGGCTAAAGGTTGGCGTCATTCTGACCACGCAGAACCCCCAGGGGCCAGAACGCCGCGAAGCCTATCAGGCCGATATTTCTTACGGTACCAACAACGAGTTTGGCTTCGATTATCTGCGCGACAATATGTCGCCCGATCTGGTCTACTGCGCCCAGCGCCCGCTCAATTACGCTATTGTAGACGAGGTAGACAACATCCTGATTGACGAGGCGCGCACCCCGCTGATCATCTCAGGGCAGGCCGAAGAATCTGCCGAGATGTACGCCAGATTCGCCAGGCTGGTTCCGCGCCTGAAAGAAGAGGACGATTATCTCGTTGATGCCAAGTCACATACGGTTGCCATCCTCGACGCTGGTATTGAAAAGATGGAGCGCGTGCTGGGCGTCAAAAATATTTATGCCGATATGCACCTGACGCGCTATCTGGACAACGCCCTCAAAGCCCACGCGCTCTTCAAGCGCGATAAGGACTATATCGTCAGAGATGGCGAAGTGATTATCGTTGATGAGTTTACAGGTCGCCTGATGATTGGCCGACGCTACAACGAAGGGCTGCACCAGGCTATCGAAGCCAAAGAAAACGTCAAGGTCCAGAACGAGAATCGCACGATTGCCACCGTCACCTTCCAGAACTATTTCCGCCTCTATAAGAAACTGGCAGGCATGACCGGCACAGCACTCACAGAGGCCGAAGAGTTCAACAAAATCTACAAACTGGATGTGATGGTCATTCCCACACACAAGCCAATGATCCGCGATGACATGGCCGACCTGATCTATAAGACGGAAGAGGGCAAGTTTGACTCCGTGGTCGAAGAGATCAAAGAGCGCCACGAAGCCGGGCAGCCGGTGCTGGTGGGTACAACCTCCGTCGAACTCTCGGAATACCTCGCGCAAAAGCTGAACCGCCAAGGCATCGAGCATAACATTCTGAACGCGAAGTTCCATGAAAAAGAGGCGCACATCATCGCCAATGCCGGGCGCAGCGGCGCTGTGACCATTGCCACTAACATGGCCGGTCGCGGCACCGACATCCTGCTGGGCGGCAATCCCGCCGAATTTGTCGAGAGCATCCTGCATGAGTGGGACATTGATCTGGAGATGGCAACCGAAGATGACCGCGCAGACGCGCTCGCAGAGGCCCAAAAACGCTGCGAAGAGGACCGCAAGCGCGTGCTGCGTGTCGAGCAGCTTCGCGCCTGCCAGACCGTCGAGCAGCATCTCAAAGACATCCTGGCCGAACGCAAGATCGGCCCGGACGAAACCACCAGCGAGCAGCGCCAGAAAGCCGAGGCCGACGCCCGCAAACGCTACGTCCGCTTTATGCGCGCGTGGGAAGACGATGTGCTGCGCGAAAAAGAGATTGACCCGGCGGAGGCCACCCCGGAACAGCGCAAGTCAGTCGCCAAAGAAGCCGACCGCCGCCGGGCCGAGCAGTACGAGCGCGAACTTACTATGTGCGGCCTACACATTATTGGCACAGAGCGCCACGAGGCGCGGCGCATTGACAATCAGTTGCGGGGCCGCTCTGGCCGCCAGGGCGACCCTGGCTCTTCGCGCTTCTATCTCTCTCTCCAAGATGAACTGATGCGCCGCTTTGGCACTGATCGCGTCTCTCGCCTGATGGATATTGTGGGCATGGATGACAGCATACCTATCGAAAGCCCACTGGCGAGCAAGTTCATCGAACAGGCGCAGACCAAAGTCGAAGGCTTCAACTTCGATATTCGCAAAAACGTGGTTGATTATGACGATGTGATCGCCAAGCAGCGCGAGGTCATCTACGCTGACCGGCGCGAGATTCTGGAACACGCCAACCTGCACCCCAAGATTCTGCAAATGATCGAAGCAGAGATCGAGCGCCTGGTGGGCATCCATACCCAGGCCAACGCCCCGGAAAACTGGGGGCTGGATGAATTGATTCAGGCGCTCAAGCCCTGGTTCGAGGTACCTGATGAGATATTCCCCGACAACCTCAACACCCTCAAGCGTCAAGACCTCACCGACAGTCTGATCGAACTGGCGCATCAGGCATATGAAGCCAAAGAGGAGAAGGTTCGCCAGGAATTCGCTGACGAAGGGGAAAACAAAGGCGACGAGATCATGCGCTCCGTTGAGCGGCAGTTCATGCTGCAAGTGGTAGACCGGCTCTGGATGGACCATATTGATGCGATTGACATCCTGCGCGCCGGCATTGGCCTGCGTGGGGTAGGGCAGCGCGATCCCAAAGTCGAGTTCCAGCGCGAAGCGTTCAAGATGTTTGATGATCTCAAGCTCGCCATCCAGCACGACATCGGCGATCAGATGATGCGCGTTCAGATTACGCGGAAAATTGAGGAGCAGCCCAGGCCCAGAGCTTTGCCACGCAATATGCGCACGAATCTGGAGCAGATCGCCGCCGCCAGCGGCCAGGCAAAATCAGACAGCGTGAGCGGCGTCCGCGCGCCGAAAATGCTCCCCCCGCCCTCTGGCAACGGGCATGGCAAAGTGAACGGGAACACGAAAGCAGGCCAGGCCACCAACGGCCACAAGGGCCAGGCTCCAGCCGCCGCAGCCCGCGCACAGGGGCCGCAGCCCAGGCCGAAGCAGCAGCCAACTTTTGCCGGAGCGCGCGGCCCACATCCCGCGCAAAAAGCCGGGGCCAGGCCAGCGGGCAAAGCTAACACGCCTCCCGTAGACCCGCGTCGCATTGGCCGCAACGATCCCTGCTATTGTGGCAGCGGCAAAAAATACAAGCTCTGTCATGGCAAGTGATTCATCGGGCAAACAATGAGCGCATTGCGCGTAGCGCCGCTGTCCCAGACGGACAGCGGGCGGCTCGGTTAAAGCTCACTCATGTTGTAAAAGCCCTTGCCGTTCTTCTTGCCATAGCGCCCGGCCAGCACCATCCGCTTGAGCAGCGGCGGTGGCGCGTAGATCGCGTCCTTGAACTCATCGTAGATGGCCTGGGCCGCGTAGAGCGTGGTATCCAGCCCCACGTAATCGAGCAGCTCAAACGGCCCCATTGGATAGCCGCAGCCCAGCTTCATACTGGTATCAATGTCCTCCATCGTCGCAAAGCCCTGCTCATACATGCGCACCGCCGCCAGCATGTAAGGAATCAGCAGAAAGTTGACGATGAAACCCGCGCGATCTTTGGCAACCACAGGCGTCTTGCCCAGCGAGCGAGCAAAGCCTTTCAGCATCTCAACCGTCTCTTCGCTGGTGGCAATCGTGCGCACCACTTCTACCAGCTTCATCACCGGCGCGGGATTAAAGAAGTGCAGGCCCGCAATCTTATCCTGGCGATTGGTCACAGCCGCCATCTCCGTGATCGTCAGTGAAGAGGTATTCGTAGCAATGATGGCTTCGGGCCGCAAGAGGCGATCAAGCTGGGGGAAGAGCTTGCGCTTCTCATCCATATTCTCGATAATCGCCTCGATCACCAGATCACAGTCGCGGAAATCTTCCAAGCTCAGCGTTCCGCGCAGGCGATCCCGCGCCTCCTGCGCCTGTCCCTCGCTCAACTTCTGCTTATCCACCAGCATACTCCATGCGCCATGAATGCGCGCCAGCCCTTTATCGAGCAGTTGCTGATTTACCTCATGCACCAGCGTCATGTAGCCCGACTGGGCACAGGTCTGGGCAATGCCGCTGCCCATCAAACCGCATCCCACGACCCCGACACGTTTAATCTCTATCGCCATCGTCGCCATCTCCTTCGTGCTGCGCCCTTGCCGTTTGGCCGGGTCGGCTTTCATCAGTATTGTATTCCTGGGCAAACTCCCGCCACTTCTGAAGCAGCGACTCAATCTTGGGCCGCCCATTGACCCGCCGTTCATCAGACGGACGCCAGGCGTCCTGTGTCGCTGTTGCCTCTTTGCGCAGCGCCCCCAGGAACGAGAAATAGCGTACCTCTTCGGGTAGAAAAAGCTGACCTTCTCCCACTCGTTGCTCAAAATAGAAATACTGGCCCTGCTGCGCGTGCCACTCGCGTAGATCCTCCTGGTTGGGAGCAGGATGGGGATGATATGCAGAGAGATCAAGTTGAATTGGCCCAAAGGGAAAACAATGCAGGTGCGCGTGATAAACCGTCTGACGAAAGATGCCATGCTCAAAAAAAACTGGCGGGCGATACGTCTGGCTCAAAAACTCGGCAACCCTGGCCTTCATCCACAAAAACTCCTCCTCCAGTTCCGGGATCAACGCGCCATAACAGCTATAATGCTCCTTCGGGACCAGCAGGATATGTCCCTCGATCAAGGGCGCGTGATCGGCAAGCAGAAAGAACGATTGGCTCTCAGTCAGGATATTATGGAGGTCTTGACGGACACAAAACGCACAATCTTCGCGGGGACGCGGTGCATCAAGCGCGGGTTGTTGCTCCAAACCCATGAATTGGTTCCTCGAAACGTGGCCTCTGCCCGCGCCTACCTGGATACATGGTTGCGCGGAACGCAGGGAGATTTCCGCTATCTCTTGTTAGTATACAAGGGGAAGCCGCATCAGTGCAACCGCCAGCGGAGTTGCACTGAAGCTGCCGGTGAAACAGCAAGGCAGGCGGCATCTTGACACCCATATCACAATAGCGTATTATACATGAGAGCCAGCCACCGTGACTCATCAACCTATTGGGGCGTGGCCAAGCGGTAAGGCAGCGGACTTTGGATCCGCGATCCCAGGTTCGAATCCTGGCGCCCCAGCCCCTACAGATTTTTCCTGGGCTATTTCCTGAGAGGCGCAACTGCGATCATGAGAGGATTTGCTGCACTGGTGCTGGCAGCCGGGAAAGGGACGCGAATGCGATCCCGGTTGCCCAAAGTGCTTCACCCCCTGGCCGGTCGCCCGCTTCTGGAGCATACGCTGACCGCTATAGAGGGATTGGCGACCAATTCTGAAACCTCTGCGCCCGGCGAAGCGTCAGATGACCCTCCGCCAATAGTAGTGGTTGTCAGTCAGGATGCTGACTCCATTCGCAGCGCCTTTGCTGGCCGCTGCCTCTTTGCCACCCAGAGCGCCCAACTTGGCACCGCCGACGCCGTACTGGCCGCACAACCAACGCTCTCCTCGCTCTCGCCATCGCCTGCGTATACGCTGATTCTGCCAGGCGACGCGCCGCTGCTGACCACAAAAATGCTGCGGTCATTGCTCGAAGCTTTTCGCCAGAGCGACAGCCCGCTCGCCCTTGTCAGCGCCCAGGCTCCAGACCCAACCGGCTACGGGCGCGTGGTCCGCGATGAGCGCGGGCGTATCTGTGCGGTTGTTGAGGAGAAGGACACCAGCGATTGGCAGCGCGCGATTACGGAAGTGAATACCTCGCACTATTGCATCAGGACCGACTGGCTCTGGGAACATCTGCCGCACGTCCAGCGTAACGCCATCAGCGGCGAGTACTATCTCGTCGATCTGGTCGAGATGGCAGCGAAGCAAGGCTATACCATCCCCACCGTCAGCGCGCCGCTGGATGAGGTGATGGGCGTCAATGATCGGGTACAGCTTGCCCAGGCAGAAAGCTTGGTGCGCCGCCGCATCCTGGAGCGGCTGATGCTGAGCGGTGTCACCATTATCGATCCCGCCAGCACGTTTATTGCCGCCAGTGTCAAGATCGGCCAGGATACTGTCATCCACCCCTTCACGACGATCAGCGGCAGCGCCACCATTGGCAGCGAGTGCGTCATTGGCCCGCACAGCGTCATCAGAGACAGCCAGATTGGTAATCAGTGTGAGATCGTTGGTTCCTGGCTGGAAGAGGCAACTCTGGAAGCAAACGTCCATGTTGGGCCGATGAGTCACCTCCGGCCAGGGGCGCATCTCGCCACCAATGTACATCTGGGGAATTACGCCGAGGTCAAAAAGTCTTTTATCGGCGCGGGTACGCAGATGCACCATTTCAGCTATATGGGCGATGCGACCGTTGGGGAAAACGTCAACATCGGCGCAGGGGCGATCACTTGCAATTATGACGGCACGCCGATTAAGAAGAAAACCTTGATTGAAGATGGCGCCTCCGTCGGCAGCGATACCTTGTTTATCGCTCCCGTCACTATGGGACAAGGCGCCACAACGGGCGCGGGCGCTGTCGTCAACCATGATGTCGCGCCAGGCACGCTCGTGGTTGGCATGCCTGCCCGCCCGATTCGTCGTGTACACACGAAGCAGGAAGGAGAATCAACGCCGCCGACTCCGCCCGACGCGCCAGCGCGTGGAGAGGGAGAGGAGTAAGCGATCTCTATGGATAGTAGTGGTTCATCTAGTCCGTTAGCACTTCTTTTTACTGTCTACAGCGCCCTGAGCGCCCATCACAGTCTGGCGCCCCTTGCGTCATTGGCCGCTTCCTCCCAGGATACCAGCGCAGCCATTTCCGGGTTTACTGCCGCCGAATGGTTCCAGCTTTTGGGGATCATCATCGCGCTGATCCTATCGGCCTGTTCATCAGCCGCCGAAACGGCGCTTACCTCGGTCAGCCGCATCAAAATCAAAAATATGGTGGCAGAGGGAGATATGACGGCCCAGAGGATTGAGCGGCTGCTGGCCGAACCCAACAAGTTCCTCACCACCATTCTGGTAGTAAACAACGTGGCGGTAATCGTGGCCGCGACGCTGGCAACGCTCCTGGCCCTCAGACTCTCCGCAAGCTGGGGGGAACTGCTCTCCACCCTCCTGATCGCGCTAATAGTGCTGATCTTCTGCGAGATTGCCCCCAAGACAGCCGCCATCCAGAACCCGGAGCGCTGGGCGCGGGTTCTGGTGAATCCTGTGCGCGGCGCGGCCTGGTTTCTATCTCCGGTCATCAGGTTTCTTGGCGCAATCACCTCGTCTCTGGTGCGCCTCTTTGGTGGGCGCGTCCGCCGACGTGGCCCCTTCGTCACCGAAGAAGAATTGCGCATGCTGGTGGCGGTGGGTGAAGAGGAAGGGGTTATCGAAGAAGAAGAGCGGGAGATGATTCACAGTATCTTCGAGTTAGGTGATCGCCCGGTGCGGGAAATCATGATACCGCGCATTGATATGGTCACGCTGGAGAGCGAAGACACGCTGGATGAGGCCGCCACACTTATCATGCAGGGTGGGCAATCGCGCATTCCGGTCTATGAAGATACCATTGATAATCTTATCGGTGTCCTCTACGCCAAAGACCTCCTACGCCACTTGCGTCAGGGCAACACCCAGGCAAAGGTACGCGATTTTGTGCGTCCGGCCTACTTTGTCCCTGAATCCAAGAAACTGGATGATCTGCTGCACGAGCTTCAGCATCAGCGCGTCCATATGGCGATTGTCGTTGATGAATATGGGTCCGTCGCCGGCCTTGTGACCATTGAAGACCTTGTAGAAGAGATTATTGGCGACATTCAGGACGAGTACGATAAAGAAGAGATTCTCTACGAGAGAATTGGTGATAACGAATATATCATTGATGCTAAGATCAGCATTGATGATTTCAATGAGGTTCTCGATACAAGGCTCACGGATGAAGATTACGATACACTGGGCGGCTTTGTCTATGCTCAACTGGATAAAGTACCCAGCGTAGGCGATGAGGTCTCATACCGAAACCTCGCCATGACGGTCCTTTCAACCAGGGGAAGACGTATCACCAAAGTGAAAGTCATCCGCCACGTAGAGGACCATCATCAGGCAGGCGAGGATGAGGCCGCAGCGCCGCCGCAGCACACAAACAACGGCACACCTCCCAACAACCGCAGTCACGCCGAGCGCGCCAGCACAGGCCACCAGCTAAGCGAATGAGCGCCCACATCTGCCTGGACAGGCTATGCTACAATACTACACAGAATGAAGCGTACTTTTAAGGAAGGACGAACAGTGATTACACTCTGCGATGCCAATGGCGGGCTGAGCCAGACTCAGCGCGCTCTGGCAGAAAGCGAGGGACGTTGGCCGCGCATCTGCGCCCTAGCCCGTGAAACCGAGCGGCAAAGCGAGGTGGGCCATGTGCTTTAGAGTTGCCATGCTCAGCCTGCATACCTCGCCGCTGGCGCCGCTTGGCAAGAGCGTAGAAGCCGGAGGCATGAACGTCTACGTTCGAGAATTGGCCCGCGAACTGGGCAAACGTGGTCTCATGGTTGATATTTTTACCCGCTGGACTGACCCGACTACTCCTCGCATCCTCCCCCTCAACGAACACGTTCGCGTGATACACATCAAGGCTGGCCCCATCGCCAGGCTCCCTAAAAACGACCTCTTCCAGCATATCCCAGAATTTGTGCGCCGGGTACAGCAGTTCGCCGAATGCGAGCGGCACGCCTATGACGTGATCCACAGCCATTATTGGCTTTCCGGCGTGGCCGGGATGCAGCTTGCCAAAACCTGGGACATTCCGCATATGACCATGTTCCACACCCTGGCGCGCTTGAAACAGCAGGCGCGCCCGGACGAACGGGAAACGCCCCTGCGCCTTGAATATGAAGGACGCATCATCGCCAGCGCAGACCGGATCGCCGTCGCCACGCCACACGAGCGCGATCAGATTGCGCGTATCTATGGTATCTGCCCGCAGCGGATGACCATCGTTCCCTGTGGGGTGGACCTGCGCCACTTCCAACCCCAGGACCGCCAGCAGGCCAGAGCCTCCCTGGGACTCAATGGTCAGCCAACGCTTTTATTTGTTGGGCGACCCGATCCGCTGAAGGGCGGCGAGATGCTCATTCAAGCAGCAGGGCTGCTGCAACAACCGGCAACAGTGGTCCTGGTTGGCGGCAACCTGGAGGACGACCCTGAATTAGACCGGCTGCGCGTGGTTGCCCGCGCGCAAGGCGTGGAAGCAGAGGTTCGCTTTCAAGGCGCTATCCCCCAGGAAGAACTGCCGCGCTTTTATAGCGCCGCCGATCTGCTGATTGTGCCATCCTATTATGAAAGTTTCGGCCTGGTTGCCGTAGAGAGCCTGGCCTGTGGAACCCCTGTCATCGCTACTAAAGTTGGGGGATTGCCTTATATCGTGCGCGATGGTGAGAACGGCTTCCTCATCCCCTGGCGCTGCGCTGGCCTCCTGGCCGAAAAGATCGACGCAGTGCTCAGCGATACCGACCTGCTCGAAGAACTGCGCGCCAGGGCGCGCTCATCAGTAATACGCTATAGCTGGCGCACTGTAGCCGCGCAGATTCGCCAGGTCTATGACCATCTGACTGTCGAGCGCCGTTCTGTCGGAGCCTGCTCATGCTTTTAGGAGACAGATAGTCGAGATGGGGAGCGTGGCAGGCTGATTTGTAAGTTTGGCCTACCACGCTCCCCCTTGATGCTGCCCTTAAGCGGCTCCAAGCAAGCTGGCAATGTCAAGGAAGTTGGCAGATCCCAGGCCAGTCGTGTAATCCCATCCCGATCCAGCTTTATAAAACAGGTTATCACCCTGCGTAATATCGTGGAATGGATGGTACTTACCGGGATGGTTTGCAATTTGATAGAAGGTAGGCACACCACCCAGGAACCCTTTCCCTTGCTTTTGGAGCGCCTGGTTCACCAACGCAGCCCCGGCTGCCCACATGGGCGCTGATGCGCTGGTCCCGCCAACTGGTTGCCAGAAACTCTGATAATAGATAGAAATATTGTCGGCAACCGCAGCCACATCGGGTACCTGGCGATTCTTGTTCGAGAATTGATTTTGTACCCCAGGGCCAGTTTGCCAGATCGGGCGGGCGAACTCCTTATTCTTGCTCAGGCCGCCGCCTGTACCCCAGGTATTCTGGCAGCGCTTTTTGTCGGGGTTGGATTGCGACCAGGCGATCTCGCTATTCCCCAGAAAGCTTGTGCCACCAACGCCAATGGCCCAAGGGGCGCTCGCCGGAAAGCTCACCGCAAGCTGTCCAAACACGCCATCGGTAAAAGCAGCGCAGTCGCCGCTGGCGATAAACACGCTGATGCCCTCAACTGCCAGCAATTCAAGCGTATCGTTGAATTGCGACATATACGCCGCATCGAACTGGTCCTCTCCCGCGCCATAGCTCACGCTGACCACCTGCACCTGATCGTCGGCGGCTATTTTATTGAGGACTTCAATAAAGCCCACGTTATCAGACAGCGGAGACTGATAATCCAGAATCTCCGCTTCGGGGGCCAGCCCGGCAATTATTTCCAGGTCCAGCGTTGCCTCGCCTGCGCCAGAGCCAGGAGGCAATGGGCTACCAACCTGAATATTGCGCAGGTGGAGCTGCGCGCCATTACACGCCGCATAATTAGCGACATCGTTGCGACTATACGGGTCGTCAAGTTCCACCACGCCAATCTTCATTCCCTGGCCCTGGAAGCCCTGTTTATACAACTGATCGAGCGCGTAGGCGCGCGCAATCCGGTCGCGCGTCACTCCGCCCAGGACGCCATAGAGCGTGCAATCGCCAGCAGCGGGCTGCTGATCGGCCCTGGGGATAATTCTGCCCGGAGTGTTCATCAGTTGAAGGGGGGTGCGCGTGATTTGCGTAAAATTACTCAAGCCAGTAATCGAGGTA encodes the following:
- a CDS encoding CoA-transferase produces the protein MPGNKLMSLREAVERFVPDGASVALGLALEALIPFAAGHEIIRQRRCDLTLIGPISDMLFDQMIGAGCVRKVQAAWVGNVSEGLAHNYRRAAEQSIPHPLIIEEHSNFSIALSLLAAGLGAPYLPTRTLLGSDIPRQNPTFRQGTDPWTNEPLLLVPAIRPDIAILQVQRADSEGNAHVWGCLGICEEAAMAAQGIILVAEEIVSPETIFSDPNRVLTPAVKALAVVHEPGGAHPAPVQGYYNRDHGAFREYHTRTRSLEGFEQWLAEWVTGIANRQEYLAHLGAERWQSLAVKEHRYAAPTDYGY
- a CDS encoding HIT domain-containing protein; protein product: MGLEQQPALDAPRPREDCAFCVRQDLHNILTESQSFFLLADHAPLIEGHILLVPKEHYSCYGALIPELEEEFLWMKARVAEFLSQTYRPPVFFEHGIFRQTVYHAHLHCFPFGPIQLDLSAYHPHPAPNQEDLREWHAQQGQYFYFEQRVGEGQLFLPEEVRYFSFLGALRKEATATQDAWRPSDERRVNGRPKIESLLQKWREFAQEYNTDESRPGQTARAQHEGDGDDGDRD
- the secA gene encoding preprotein translocase subunit SecA; its protein translation is MSIITKIMGDPNERELKKIRPIVVRINDLEPEIEKLSDEDLRAKTAEFRQLIDAAVEDAEDDEEREKQRDEILEELLPEAFAVVREASRRTIGLRHYDVQMIGGFVLHQGKIAEMRTGEGKTLVATLPSYLNALPGLGVHVVTVNDYLAKRDREWMGRIHEFLGLKVGVILTTQNPQGPERREAYQADISYGTNNEFGFDYLRDNMSPDLVYCAQRPLNYAIVDEVDNILIDEARTPLIISGQAEESAEMYARFARLVPRLKEEDDYLVDAKSHTVAILDAGIEKMERVLGVKNIYADMHLTRYLDNALKAHALFKRDKDYIVRDGEVIIVDEFTGRLMIGRRYNEGLHQAIEAKENVKVQNENRTIATVTFQNYFRLYKKLAGMTGTALTEAEEFNKIYKLDVMVIPTHKPMIRDDMADLIYKTEEGKFDSVVEEIKERHEAGQPVLVGTTSVELSEYLAQKLNRQGIEHNILNAKFHEKEAHIIANAGRSGAVTIATNMAGRGTDILLGGNPAEFVESILHEWDIDLEMATEDDRADALAEAQKRCEEDRKRVLRVEQLRACQTVEQHLKDILAERKIGPDETTSEQRQKAEADARKRYVRFMRAWEDDVLREKEIDPAEATPEQRKSVAKEADRRRAEQYERELTMCGLHIIGTERHEARRIDNQLRGRSGRQGDPGSSRFYLSLQDELMRRFGTDRVSRLMDIVGMDDSIPIESPLASKFIEQAQTKVEGFNFDIRKNVVDYDDVIAKQREVIYADRREILEHANLHPKILQMIEAEIERLVGIHTQANAPENWGLDELIQALKPWFEVPDEIFPDNLNTLKRQDLTDSLIELAHQAYEAKEEKVRQEFADEGENKGDEIMRSVERQFMLQVVDRLWMDHIDAIDILRAGIGLRGVGQRDPKVEFQREAFKMFDDLKLAIQHDIGDQMMRVQITRKIEEQPRPRALPRNMRTNLEQIAAASGQAKSDSVSGVRAPKMLPPPSGNGHGKVNGNTKAGQATNGHKGQAPAAAARAQGPQPRPKQQPTFAGARGPHPAQKAGARPAGKANTPPVDPRRIGRNDPCYCGSGKKYKLCHGK
- a CDS encoding CoA-transferase, producing the protein MPEYTPQELMVVCAAREIHDGEVVFVGMRLPLLAFALAKRTHAPGAIGLFENGLMRDSPSAELLYTMGDAPNILGAQWATRMLNIMGLLAQGRADLGFIGGAEIDRFGNLNTSRIGDWQRPSVKLPGSGGGADIASLAGRLAVILAHDKRRFRERVDFITSSGYGEGENWRQRVGLPRGGPSAVITTLGVLGFDAETGEAFLRSYHPFTSADEVQANTGWALRCSPELAPTPAPTADELRIIRECDPQGFWTR
- a CDS encoding 3-hydroxybutyryl-CoA dehydrogenase, which translates into the protein MAIEIKRVGVVGCGLMGSGIAQTCAQSGYMTLVHEVNQQLLDKGLARIHGAWSMLVDKQKLSEGQAQEARDRLRGTLSLEDFRDCDLVIEAIIENMDEKRKLFPQLDRLLRPEAIIATNTSSLTITEMAAVTNRQDKIAGLHFFNPAPVMKLVEVVRTIATSEETVEMLKGFARSLGKTPVVAKDRAGFIVNFLLIPYMLAAVRMYEQGFATMEDIDTSMKLGCGYPMGPFELLDYVGLDTTLYAAQAIYDEFKDAIYAPPPLLKRMVLAGRYGKKNGKGFYNMSEL